ACGGTGGTGCTGGCCATGATGTGCTCCATGGCTACGACGGGAATGATCATCTATCGGGGGGCGCCGGAAATGATCATTTAACCGGGGGCGCTGGCAACGACACCTTGTTGGGTGGTGATGGTGGTGACGAGCTGTCTGGTGGGGCAGGCGAGAACGTACTTGACGGCGGCGTCTGCAACGATCTCTATTGGGCCGGCGAAAAAGACACCTATATCTTCCGGCAAGGTAGTGACCACGACCGAGTAAGCGGGTTACCAGATGAAGCCACTATTAAGGTTGAGGGCTACAGCCTTGAACAGTTGTTGTTACGTCGTAATAGCGACAATCTCGTTGTCTCTTTCCTAGGTAATAGTCAGGACACATTGACGTTCGAACGGTTCTTCGATGGTAGCAGTCCGCAGCGCGGGCTGATCCTTAAGGATGCGCTAGGAAATCTGGAAGTATTGGATTCCGAGGGTCTAAATGCGAGAACGCTGGCTGGCTCGACGGGAGACGATCATATCCAGGCTAACGATCTGGACAATACGATTTCTTCTGGCGATGGTGCAGACCACATTCAAGGTTTCGCTGGCAATGACTTACTTAGTGGCGGCGCTGGCGATGATTTGCTTCAGGGTGGACAAGGTGATGACACCCTGGTGGGCGGTTCCGGCGACGACCAGCTGCAAGGGGGGCAGGGAGACGATCTATACCATTTCTCCGCTGGAAACGGTGTCGATCTCATTCTGGACGAAAGCGGTAACGACAGGCTGCAACTGACTGATGCGGCTCCTGCAGATGTCGTTTTGCGTCGTGATCAATACGACTTGGTGATAAGCCGTACGGCCACTGGTGATCAGATTCGAGTCAAGGATCAGTTTTCTTACCAGGCGGGTCTAAATGGCCATACACCAGTTGAGTCAATTCTCTTTGCCGATGGCACATCTTGGGATATTGCTCAGATTAAGCAAATGGCGTTGGCCGGTACCGATGTTGCTGATGAGATTTTCGGCCACCCGGACGACGACCTGATTGGAGCCGGAGCGGGGGACGATATCGTTCACAGTCACGAAGGTGATGATGAAGTTCATGGCAATGAAGGCAATGACACTCTGAATGGAGGTGATGGTAACGACACCCTGTTTGGCGGTGCCGGTGACGACCTACTTAATGGGGACTGGGGTGATGACGAGCTACACGGAGGTGACGGCAACGACACCCTCCATGGCGGCGGCGGTTATGATCAACTCCATGGTGACTCCGGTGATGACCATCTTTACGGCGATGGGGTGCTCTCAGGCGGTTCCGGAAATGACTACCTGGAAGGCAGCGGCCTGCTAGCTGGCGGCGATGGTAACGATACCCTCAAGGGCCAAGGCTTCGACACCTTGCAAGGCGGTGCTGGTGATGACCTGATTGAGGCATACAGCAATGCCTGGAATCAGGGCACCAATATCATCGAAGGCGGCACGGGTAACGACACCATCTACGGCTCGTTCGGTGAGGACACCTACATCTTCAATCTGGGCGATGGCCATGACCTGCTGATTGAGCGTCGTGCGAATGAGGCCTACAGCAACATTGAGCCGACTGCAGATACCTTGAGCTTCGGGGAAGGTATTTCGGCCAGCGATCTGAGCTTCCACCGCCGTGGTCTGGACATGGTTATCGAGCATGCCAACGGCACTGACTCGATCACGGTACAGAACTGGTTTAAGGAGCCCAATGATCACTTCAAACTGGAGTACTTCGTTTTCGCCGATGGCAGCGAACTGAGCCAGGCGGAAGTCGAAGGCCAGGTAATCTGGCATGGCACCTCTACTACGGATAGCTTTATCGGTTATCGCGACCTCAATGACACCATGCAGCTTGGCGCCGGTGACGACCAAGCATGGGGCCGCGCCGGCGACGACGTGATTCATGGTGAAAACGGTAACGACTACTTGGATGGCGAGGCTGGTAACGACACCATTTCTGGCGGTGCCGGAAACGATCAACTAATGGGCGGTACAGGTAATGATCTGTTGGCCGGAGGCTTGGGGGACGATAAGTACGTTTACTTCCCAGGCGGCGGTGTAGACAAAATCGACAATACCGGCGGTGGCAATGATGGGGTGTTCTTCAGCGGCGGTATTGACGAGGCGCGCCTAACGTTCAAACGTGACGGCAATGATCTCCTGATCCTCGTGGATGAGGACGCTGAACAGTCAGTACGAGTGCTAGGTCATTTCTTGGGTGGCGACAAAGCCATCAGCTACGTGCAGCCTGATAGCGGCTTCATGATCAATGCCGCTCGCATTGCGCAGATCGTGGCAGCCGCAAACATCCCGGGTGGTTTCGAAACTCTGGTCGAGGGTACAGCCACGGGCGAGCAACTCGCTGGCGGACAAGGTAAAGATTTACTCCGCGGTCTGGCCGGCAATGACACCTTATTTGGCATGGGTGGTGATGACCAGCTCGAAGGCGGCGATGGCAACGACTACCTTTCCGGTGGCAACGGATCGCAGAGTGGTTCGGGTAGCGACATACTGATTGGCGGTAATGGCAACGACGTGCTCGATGGAGAGGATGGCAATGACCGGCTGGCCGGTGGCGCTGGCGACGATCAGTACTACTACCGTGCTGGTGGCGGTGTCGATGTCATCGACAACAGCGGCGGTGGTTTCGACGGTGCATTTTTCATCGGTATCGCGCGAACTCGATTGAGTTTCCATCGTGAGGGTAACGATCTGCTGGTTCTGGTGGACGGCGATATTCAGCAGCAGTTGAAAGTTACCGATCACTTCCTCGGTGGCGATTTCGCCATCGATTACGTTCAGCCCGATGGTGGTAACTACATCACCACCGCCCAGATTGCTGGCCTGCTAACAGCTCTGCCCGGCGGTGGCACCGGCGAGCCGGGCGATGGTGAAGGCCCTGGTAATGGTGAAGAACCAGGTGACAGCGGTACCAATCCAGGCGGCGGCGATCAGCCTCCGGTTGCAGGCGTTGGTGGTGATGATGTCCTCACCGGAACTGCTGCCAATGATGTGCTGATTGGTGGTGCTGGTAAGGACACCCTCAATGGCGGGGCGGGTAACGACCGGCTGCTAGGCGGTGTTGGTGACGACACCTATATCTACACAGCTGGCCAGGATGTGCTTGAAGAACTCGGCGGCATCGACACTCTGCGCTTCGCCAATGGAATTACCTTTAACCAGGTAGCTTCTGGCCTGGGTAAGTCGGGTAACGACCTCGTCCTGAAGGTAAATGGCAGCTCCACCAACCAAGTGACCCTAAAAGACTTCTTCCTGGGTGGTGATAACTTGGTTGAAACGATCAGCTTCGATACAGGCGGGCAGTTGACTGCGGCGCAGATCTTTGGAGCTTTTGGCCTTGCTGTACCTGCAGCGTCTGCAGCTGCGTTTGACAGTGTAGTGCAGGGCACCGGCGGTAATGATGCGGCACTGAATGGCACTGCTCAGCGTGATTTGCTGCAAGGTTTTAACGGCAATGATCAGCTATCTGGTGCTGCTGGAAATGATCGCCTTGAAGGTGGCAACGGTAACGATACCCTCAGCGGTGGCACTGGTAATGACACGCTAGTTGGCGGCCGTGGCGATGATACTTATGTGTTCGCGGCAGGCGGTGGGCAGGACGTCATCGACAACATCGGTGGTGGCTTCGACACCTTGCGTTTCGATGGCATCACGTTCAACCAAGTCTCCAGCGGGCTGATGAAAAGCGGCAACGATCTGGTGCTGAAGGTCAGCGGCGGTAGCGATCAAGTCACACTGAAAAACTGGTTCTTGGGTGGCGACCATGTGGTCGACGTAATCAGCTTCGCTTCGGGCGGTCAGCTGACTGCTGCCCAGCTGTTCGGTGCTTTCGGTCTGACGAATCCGGACACCAAGGGTTCGCCGAACTATCAGGGGGTACCGGATGAGCGTTCCTTTGGCACCATCCTGGCAGGGCAGGCTGGTGATCAAAACATCATTGGCTCGTCCGATGCTGACTTAATCGATGGCGGTGCTGGCAACGATAAGCTGCGTGGTGGCAAGGGTAATGATTACCTGCTCGGTGGTGATGGAAGTGATACCTACTACTTTGCTGCCGGAGATGGCCAGGATGTGATCAATAACCTCTCCAATACCCCAGCTGACAGCGATGTACTGAGTATCGAAGGCATCACTCGGGATAATCTCTGGCTGTCGCGCCAGGGAAATAACTTGGTGGTCGATGTGCGAGGCTCAGGGGACAGTGTCACCGTGCAGGACTGGTATGCAGACTCAGCCCAGCGTCTGGATGTCATTCAGGCCGGTAGCTCTTCTTTGTATGCAAATCAGGTCGATAACCTCGTCAACGCCATGGCTGCCTTCGGCGCACCCGCTGGAGGTGAGATCAATCTGACGCAAGCGCAAAAAGAACAGCTCAATGTCGTCATTGCTGCCAACTGGCAGTAGATCTGAGGGAAGAGAAAACCCGGCGATTAGCCGGGTTTCTTCATCCAGTAAAAATTTCTCCTCCTCACACCCTGGCCCGCCAGCAAATCACTCCGAACCTGGGCGGGCTTGCGATCACTTGGAAGAGGCCTTGACGATGTTCACCTGTTACACCTTAGGCTGCGCTGAGGATCATCTGTGAGGCTCGACCAGTACCCCTCAAACGATGAATTTAGTGCGGTAGGTACTCATAACCATGGCGAGAGACTGATTGAGCCGTCATAGGGATTGACGGCTCAAGGAAGCTATTGCAGGCGCGCTTGACTTAAACCCCCAAGTCGTCCCGGAACCTAATTTCAGAGAGGCGGGGAGTGAGATTCTCCTCAGGCACACGCCTGAGGATCTCACACGCGATCGCAAACCTAATGTCTTTCAATGCGCGCAAATGCTCACGATTGAACGAGCGAAAGTCATGCAAAAGTGGACGTTTACCTTGTTCGATGTCGGACAATAGGTGGCCTACGACTTCTGACATGCCTTCAGCGCTCGCCAAACGAGGGATATCGCAGTCAGGCTTGCCAATCTGAATGTACTCGATGCTCTTAAGCACAAAGCTTTGTAGAACGGGCAGTGCAAACAACTCCAACGCACATACCCACACCAGACGTTCCTCTTCGCGAGTCATTCGCCTACCCATTTCCCTTCTGCAGATCTGCTCGTGTGGCGATCCAGCGATACGCTGGAGGGGCCGCACGTCTATGGCACTTTACCATGGCCGAGAAACCAGCCACTGGATTTCAGGACGGCGTTGAGCAAGCCGTAATTGAGAGATCCCGCATATATGTATATAGTCATATATGCGGGTTGCGTGCTGTTGTGTTGATCAACGCGCGCCCTGGGAGTTTCCACGCATCAATATATGGCTAATTCGCGATTCGAAAATGGTCTGAAGAAAAAGCATGAAAATTTCGATTTATTCCGACCTTCATTTGGAGTTCGGCGTTGGTTTCGAACCACCCAATTGTGATGCCGACATAGCTGTGCTGGCCGGCGACATTGGAAAGGGCGTCCGTGCAACGGAGTGGGCTAACCAATCCTTTAAATGCGATGTGGTGCAGATTGCGGGCAATCATGAGTTCTATGGCGGCCACATTGGTCGCACCTGGGAGAAAATGAAGGCAGTCGCGGCGCCGCATGTACACCTCTTGGAAAACCAAGCATTCATCTGGGAAGGCGTACGCTTCCTGGGCACCACGGCGTGGACTGACTTTTCGATCACCGGTAATGCGCCGATTGCTGCCTTCGAGGCCCTTAGCCGGATGAACGACTACAAGCTGATCCGTGCTGGTGACAGCTATCGAAAGCTCCGCCCGGCTGATGTGATTCAGCGCAACCGGATTGCTCACGACTGGCTGAAAAGCGAGCTGGAGAAGCCGTTTGACGGCAAAACCTTAGTGATCACACATCACGCGCCGCTCGCTTCCATAGTGGGGGAGGATCACCTCAGTGCTGCCTACGCAAATGAATGGCCGTCACTTCTGAGTAAGGCTGACGCGTGGATTTTCGGGCACACGCACGAAGCGGTGGATGAAGAGTTCTACGGGTGTCGGGTGATCTCCAATCCGCGCGGTTACCCAGGGGAAGAGACAGGATTTGACCCCAGCTTCGTGATTGATCTTTAAGTTTTTCCAGGAATTTATGCGGTGGATGAAAAAAACATACCTGCTGATGTCGAGAAGGCCTCTCGTATCAATTGGGGCGTGCTAATCGATGCTTACCTGACGAACGCTGCGAGAGTGGGCAGTCGTTATGCCGGTACGCTCTTTTTGGACTGCGCGGGCTCGATCAGCAATGGTGAGACTGTCGTGACACCGCCAGTGCGTAGGCTCACTTCACGCGGAGATTTCTGCTTGGTACAGAGCGCGTGTGGCAAGGATCACTACGTCATCGTTTCCGAATGTGAGCCCTCACGCCTCCACTTGGTGTGAGCATCTCTCCCTGTATATCGATAAGCGTTGTCAGCTGAGCTGCAGGCAAAGTCGATTAGTACCATCCTGCTGTACGAGCCGCCGGGGTAGATGACCAATGTTGGACGTGTTGAATGCGTTTAGAGCGATGTTGTCGCTACCTTCGCAGCATCAAGTAACGGCAATCATGAGCCAAGTTTATCTGTGGAATGGACACCTATGCGGTGAGGTTCATGGCGACAAGGAAAAGCGCTTCCGCGATGGCGCTCGGATGATGAGCTCAAGAATCAATTTCGGATTTGAGATCTCCGGCCATCGGCTCTTTCTCACCCAGTCTGGGAGCCTGTATCTCATAGCCAGCTGGCGAAGTTTTGATGGGGGTAGGGATGGCCTGGATTTTTCAAATGGGATTAGCCCCGTCGATCTCATGTTTCGTAGTGATCCTGAACGTCAACCGGACTTCTCGAATGACGTCGAGCTTGCCAATGAAGATGAAGTGAAGCTGATCAACGTCGGGCTTCCGAATCAACGCAGGTGTAGGACGATAGCAACTGTGGACGAGGCAGATATCAAAGGTGACAGGGTAGAAGAGCGCAATTCAACGATATTCCAGCTTGCCCACCTGATGGATCCTGAGGAGCTCAAAAGCACGCTTGAACAAGCGCGAGACGAGTTCATGGCAATGGAGAAAACTCAGGTTCTCATCGAATGCACCAGACGCCGTCCTGACCCGTTTTTCCTTCCGCTGCTTTCACTGGGATACCTCCCGGAGTGGCAGGCCGTTCTTGTTTTGGATGGACAATTCAACGTTTCCGCGAAAGCGACACACCATGCTGCAATCCGCTTGCTAATCGCGCTTCCAGTCAGCGCGCTCAGTGATGAGCTTCGCGACCTGAGGTTTCAGGTTGATGTCGGCGTTTAGGGCGCTAGCTATACCAAGTCCACCGCCGGTTAGGTGACCCCAGGAGCCTCAATGAAGACCACAGCAGTAATTTTTGATGTCTTCGGAACTGTCATCAGCATCGAGGACAGGCGCAACCCGCACCTGCAGCTTCTGCGTCTGGGCCGGCAGCAGGGGCGTTGGCCCACGGCTGACGATGTGAAGATGATCATGACGCATGAGCTCGGCTGGGAGGAGTTAGCGCGCTGCCTCGACATTCGAGTCAGCCATGAGCAGCTGCAGCACCTAGCTGAGGAGCTCGAAGCAGAGCTTTCGAGTTTGCAGGTCTACCCGGATGCGGCCCAGGCAATTGCGCTTCTGCAGTCGGCAGGCGTCAAGATCGGTTTGTGCTCAAATTTGGCCTCTGGGTATGGCCCCAAGGTTCGAGAGTTGTTACCGGGGCTGGATGCCTATGCGTTTAGCTACGAGCTGGGTGTGACGAAGCCGGATCCATGCATTTACCAGGCGGTGTGCCGCGACTTAGGGGTTCAACCTGGTCAACAACTGGGAGACGAGAGGGTGGTAATGATAGGAGACTCTATTAGGTGCGATCGCGACGGGGCTAGAGCAGCCGGGATTGCTGGGTGTTACCTGAGTCGCGCGGGCGGTGGCGATTTTTCCAACCTGATCGAATTTGCTGAGCGGGTTCTGAAAGAATGATGAAGTATCGTGATGGCTTGCTACAGGGGATCTGGAGCCAGAGTGTTTTCTCGCAAGGATGTGTAGATTAATATGTACCCCCTCAAAAAGGTAATCATTTCATTTACTTTGTGCCCAGTATTGGTTGTGATTTTCGGCGCATTCGATTTTGCTAGAGTGGAGCTTTTGTCGCAAAGCTCCAGCATGAGCACGGCTGAAATATTTGTTGCTGCATTTTGGCTTTGTGTGCTGGGATCTCTGACTAGCTTACTCTTTTATGGATTGCCGGCCTTGATTCTATCAGTCATATATGCGTCTTTTAGGCTCTATAAATGCGCTCTTCATGTCTTTATCGTAACCATGGCTGGAGGTTTTGGCGCACTGGCTTGGGGTACGGTTCTATCTATGGATATAAATGAGACGTTCAACTTCCTATCAGGTGCAATAACTTCGCTCGTTATGGCTATGTATGCGCTTCCCAAGAAAATAATCCGTGATCATACGGGCGACCCCTAAAGGCGCTAAGCGAACTAGGTTTGTAAAAGAAATCTAGGACAGGATTACCGTTGTTGCCCAACAAAGCTTGTGATACTCCGCACCCTGGGATGCTTTTTTGTGCTGACTGCCCCGGCTTACCCACCAACAGCCCGGCGCCCAGCCGAGCGCTGTTACCTTATGCAGACTGACCGGTAGGCATGAATGCTCACCGGTTGGACATGGCCCCAAGGGCGTGAGGAATTCGGAGCTCACCTGTTGGATCATGCATCGACCAGATCTGTCGCTAACTGTCACCAATATTCCTCATTTATCCCCTGTCGATGGCTAGATTTTCTTAACGACGCCAAGATTTTTTTAATATCCGCGGCGAAGATCCAGAAAATTTTAACCAAATCGCCACGCTACTGGCTTAGCCGCCTGGTCGGACAGTTACGGGATTTATTAGGCCCAGCGCAATTCAATCAGAGCAAAGTCGTACATTCTCTCGGGCCGTGTCAGACAATGCTACCGTTCGTCGGCTATTAGGCGTCTTTTCGACTTTTTTTCACTTCGCCCCCTTAAAAAATTTTAAACGCGACGGAGTTTATATATTTGAGGGCAAAGAAAAAGCAGCAATGGAGACAGCCCCGTTGCCTGCAGAACTCTCACGGTTTCTCCCACCAGGGTTTGAGCTTTTCGCGGTGAGCTTTTAACGATTTCGAGGCGTGCGATTAAATGGCGGTCTCTGGCGATCAGCTCGACAGGGCGGCCATAGGGCATCGGTATTTCGCAGCCTCTGGCTGCGACTTTTCTTTTGACCTCAAATAATTGGGAAAATAGGGCAAATTTTTTGAGAAAACCACTATATGTTGTGGTTCTTGATGCTATCTCCCAGGGGCACGGCCTTTTCTGAAGCCGCTGCGCTAAACCTGCAGAAGCCAGAGCTGGCTCCCCCTTTCACGGATTTTTCCTTCAACAAATATCTCCGGCCAGTCTCTAAGACTCAACGCGCGCAGGTCTGGCGCAGGGCTCAGGTGGCTAACCAGGCGAAGGCATTGATTCGCCGAGGAGAGATTCTATGAATGTGTTCATAAGCTCCGTGGTGCGGGGATTCGAGGCTTACAGGGCTGCGGCCAAGAAGGCGGTGATGCTGTTAGGACACCACCCGGTGATGTCCGAAGATTTTGGTGCTCGCCCGTACTCATCAGAAACGGCCTGTATGACTGAGGTCGATCAGGCTGACGTTGTGATCATGGTGCTTGGTGCGGATTTTGGATTCGCCACGAGCAGTGGCGAGTCAGTTACTCAACAGGAGTTTCGACGCGCTGTGGCCGGGCGAAAGCCGGTGCTCGCTTTCTTGCAAAATGTGCCGGCAGAAGAAAGGCAGGACGCGTTCCGCAGGGAGGTTTCGGATTATGTCGATGGGCTGTTTCGCGTGACATTCACCAGTGAGCAAGAACTCTCTGATGGGATCGTTCAGGGATTGAATCAACTCACCGTCACACGCGGCGCGGTCGCAGAAACGGAATTCGTCGAGCGCTTAAGGGTGCTCCAAGGTCATAGCCATTTTGGAAATTGGAACCAGGAAACTCGCTTAGAGCTGGCCTTCCTTCCGCAGCCCGAACTAGCAGGTTCGTTGCGCCGGGTTCACGGTGAACACGAGTCTTTCTTCCTGAAACTCTGCAACGCCGGCCTCAGCTCGGTGAGAGATGGTTACGAGGATTTTGACCAGGGCGATGTCACAGGGATCGATACTAAGTCGGTGCGCTGGCGTTACCACGATTGCGGGTTGGCCAAGCTGTCGGTTGTGCTCCAATCACCGGCCTCCCACAACAACTTGATCGCAAGCTATTACGTATCCCCCTCACGGGTAAGGGCGGTCGCCGTTGCTGCGTTCGGCCTAATCAATCAGGGTAAAGGCGGATGGTTCCAGCTCGGGCTTTACAGTCTGTCCCACAAGCTTTTCCAAGAACCTCCGGCGTCTCTGGGTAATTCTATTAGCCTGGCGCCCGGTTCGACGGAGAGCGTTGAGGAGAGAGTGCTGCTGATACCGGCGTCTTCAGCAGCGTATGAGCGTTGGCTAGACGAAGCGCTCTTTCGGATTGGCCGGAAGCTGACGACTTAGGCACAGGCACGGCGGCGCGGGGAAGACGGTACGCGCGAGGTTCAAATTCGTCACTCGGCGCGCTCAAGCGCCTCTTGAAGCGCAGCAAGCGCATCCGCCAGGCGCGCGTCCTCTCTAGGATCTCCAGTTGCCGGTTGGAACGACTGGCAGTGACGAAGTAGCGCGTCGCGGTCGTTATGGTTGAGATCAAATTCGACTAGCACGGCAGGGGCTCCGATCAGACTGTGATCCCCGCGAATCTACCCATTGCGATGCAAGTTTCCAACTGGCCCGTCGATCAACACGCCTATTGCTGGGGATTTGGCCTGTACCAATGGCGCCCGACTGTCGAACTGGAAAGATTTAGAGCGCGAGCAACCTCTAACTGATTGAGGCCCTTGGCTTTGAGCGCGTGAACCGCCTTGGTGGTTTCGACGCCCCTGGCGGCTTGCGGGTGCGTCAGCTCTGCCTGATCAGCGTCCAATTGCACATCGAAAAGCTTCAGCTCATTGAGCTCTCGGACGGTCTCTTCCAGGACTTCTCTGGCTGACACCCCGCGCTGTGCGCCGTGTGCAAGAGCTAAGAGGGTGAGCGGGGCAATCTGCATGCCCCGCGCAACGGAATCGTTGGCTTCGATCGTCACCGCTCGCTCACCTCGCTCCAGTCGGCTGACGTACGAAGTGTCTACGCCGACTGAAAGATCCTGCTGTCTAAACCCCTTGTTTTTCCGTAGCAAACGGAGCGTCAAGGCATAGGCGTCGCGGAGCAACATACACGTGTCCTGCAAAAGGAGACGGTATGCCGTGTTTGTTATGTCCCTCACAAATGTATATAGTCATGCATCCGGGATTTCCGATTTTCTTATGGTTTTTCAACGGATGTCGGCATGACTCCCAGGCCTGCTGCCGCCTCTCACAAGGGGCCTGCCGAGTTGCCCTGGTCGCCGATTAGCCGCCAGCCATAGGCCCGCAGCCTCCAGACCGATCGGCTTCACGACGGAAGAGGGCGAGTTGGACACTGCCTGCTCACGGAATTTAGATAAATTGATAAAGGGATTGCTGTATGTCGCAAATGCGCAAAATTGTCGTAACGGTTAGAAATCATAAAGACAGCGACACAGGCAATTCTTCGACGCTCTATCAGCGAGTAAGGGCTGAAGATGAATCGGGCAATACTATCTACTTTAAAGCGTTGTTAATCCCCGATTACATTAGAAAAAAGGGCGCCTATGATAAGGACGTTCCGCGAACTTGGTTCGTGAAAGAGACCTCGAAAAAAATTACTGTTGTTGTTGGCTTTGAAAATAGCAGGGGTGAGTTTTTCTTTGATGCCGATGAGCTCCGGGAAGTTACTCGCGGAGCAAGGGTACAAGGTTTGATTTTTGCTATTGCCGCGGTACCAGCGTCTGTAATTATTGCAATCGCAACGTACGGATTAGGGCTGCTCCTAATGCCAGTGTTTTTTTTCTTGGCTTATCGATTCTTTTTCAAAATTCCTGCTGTGTTAGGACATAAAACTCTGCAACGTGATTTTGAGGGGTTTGGGATCAAAATTTAGCGCTTACGATTGTTCTAGTCGGATAGGCTTTGCATGAGACGAAACTATGAGTCGCAAAGTACCCACTACAGCGAAATGCCAAGATCCTGGCGATGGTAGCGGTGATTTCATAATTGACCTTCCGCCAGAGATACTAGCGGCTCTGGGCGTTGGCATCGGAGACTTATTAAGTGTTGAGCTAGTTGATGGTTTGATAGTTCTCAAAAAAGTGCGCGATGATGAAAGGACGTCGTGAGAGTTGGCCAGCTGTGCGCGTTTTCAAGGGGGATGTTGGCTATTCGCCCAAAAGGTTTTTTCGGGTGGCATCAAAAAATAGCGTTTTTGTCGGATGGTATTAGTTGTGTAGGGTAGGGGAATGAGCTGGGAAGTGACTATCGAAAACTGGGATGGGGAGGGCGCTATCGGCATTCCCGACGAAGCGTTGCACAAGCTAGGCGTCAATGTTGGCGATAGCGTCTACCTGTTGATTGAGTACGTCGGCAATGTTCCCTGCCTTGTGCTCAGCAAAACACCTCAAGTCCCGGATCGCACCGATGAGCTGGTTTCGCATTGGGATCGATCTGGGGAGGAGTCGCA
Above is a genomic segment from Pseudomonas argentinensis containing:
- a CDS encoding DUF4062 domain-containing protein, producing MNVFISSVVRGFEAYRAAAKKAVMLLGHHPVMSEDFGARPYSSETACMTEVDQADVVIMVLGADFGFATSSGESVTQQEFRRAVAGRKPVLAFLQNVPAEERQDAFRREVSDYVDGLFRVTFTSEQELSDGIVQGLNQLTVTRGAVAETEFVERLRVLQGHSHFGNWNQETRLELAFLPQPELAGSLRRVHGEHESFFLKLCNAGLSSVRDGYEDFDQGDVTGIDTKSVRWRYHDCGLAKLSVVLQSPASHNNLIASYYVSPSRVRAVAVAAFGLINQGKGGWFQLGLYSLSHKLFQEPPASLGNSISLAPGSTESVEERVLLIPASSAAYERWLDEALFRIGRKLTT
- a CDS encoding helix-turn-helix domain-containing protein; translated protein: MLLRDAYALTLRLLRKNKGFRQQDLSVGVDTSYVSRLERGERAVTIEANDSVARGMQIAPLTLLALAHGAQRGVSAREVLEETVRELNELKLFDVQLDADQAELTHPQAARGVETTKAVHALKAKGLNQLEVARALNLSSSTVGRHWYRPNPQQ
- a CDS encoding AbrB/MazE/SpoVT family DNA-binding domain-containing protein, with the protein product MSRKVPTTAKCQDPGDGSGDFIIDLPPEILAALGVGIGDLLSVELVDGLIVLKKVRDDERTS